A window from Trichomycterus rosablanca isolate fTriRos1 chromosome 21, fTriRos1.hap1, whole genome shotgun sequence encodes these proteins:
- the ficd gene encoding protein adenylyltransferase FICD: protein MAAVTVLRHVTSSPLLWGWGPLVFVLLGSVLVLLLPLVGVEDKCCATLTGIPLLRCHLWGSTYRPAGHSTSLTVPYTALELLPQKPKPNKESLLEAQAAFHQALEMKRQKKRDKAHKLLIHALSMNPDFVDALTELGTILEEEKDVVQADHLYSKALAISPCDQKALVSRHRTLPLVEEIDQRHFSVIDGKVQRLMAIPKGNSALRRIMEETYYHHIYHTVAIEGNTLTLSEIRHIIETRYAVPGKSLQEQNEAIGVDAAMKYINTTLLSRTGAMGIGDVLEIHRRVLGYADPVEAGRFRTSQVFVGHHIPPHPSDVERHMQELVQWISSDETLQLHPVEFAALAHYKLVYVHPFVDGNGRTSRLLMNLVLMQANYPPITIRKEQRAEYYAALDTANEGDVRPFIRFIAKCTELTLDTLLIATTEHAVGLPGASNQACPDCKQTILAHN from the exons ATGGCAGCGGTGACCGTGTTGCGCCACGTTACCTCAAGCCCTCTGCTATGGGGCTGGGGGCCGCTCGTCTTCGTCCTGCTGGGCTCCGTGTTGGTCCTGCTGCTGCCCCTGGTGGGTGTGGAGGACAAATGCTGTGCCACGCTGACAGGCATCCCATTGTTGCGATGTCACCTGTGGGGCAGCACCTACCGGCCTGCGGGGCATTCGACCAGCCTGACTGTGCCCTACACGGCGCTGGAGCTGCTACCCCAGAAGCCCAAGCCTAATAAAG AGTCGCTGTTGGAGGCTCAGGCCGCTTTCCACCAGGCTTTGGAGATGAAAAGGCAGAAAAAACGGGACAAAGCGCACAAACTCCTCATCCACGCGCTCAGCATGAACCCAGACTTTGTGGACGCCCTCACCGAACTGGGCACCATCCTGGAAGAGGAGAAGGACGTGGTCCAGGCCGACCATCTGTACAGCAAAGCCCTGGCCATTTCGCCCTGCGACCAGAAGGCGCTGGTGAGCCGTCACCGCACCCTCCCTCTAGTGGAGGAGATCGACCAGCGGCACTTCAGCGTCATCGACGGCAAAGTGCAGCGCCTCATGGCCATCCCCAAAGGCAACTCCGCTCTCCGCCGCATCATGGAGGAGACGTACTACCACCATATTTACCACACGGTGGCCATCGAGGGCAACACGCTGACCCTGTCGGAGATCCGGCACATCATCGAGACGCGATACGCCGTCCCGGGTAAGAGCCTGCAGGAGCAGAACGAAGCCATCGGCGTGGACGCCGCCATGAAGTACATCAACACCACGCTGCTCTCGCGGACCGGCGCCATGGGCATCGGCGACGTCCTAGAGATCCACCGGCGAGTCCTGGGGTACGCCGACCCGGTGGAAGCGGGGCGCTTCAGGACCAGCCAGGTGTTCGTCGGCCACCACATCCCGCCGCACCCCAGCGACGTGGAGCGGCACATGCAGGAGCTGGTGCAGTGGATCAGTTCGGACGAGACGCTGCAGCTGCACCCGGTGGAATTCGCCGCCCTGGCGCACTACAAGCTCGTCTACGTGCATCCGTTCGTGGACGGGAACGGGCGCACGTCCAGGCTGCTCATGAACCTGGTCCTGATGCAGGCCAACTACCCGCCCATCACCATCCGGAAGGAGCAGAGGGCCGAGTACTACGCCGCCCTGGACACGGCGAACGAGGGAGACGTCCGGCCGTTCATACGCTTCATCGCCAAGTGTACGGAGCTCACGCTGGACACGCTGCTCATCGCTACGACCGAGCACGCGGTGGGGCTGCCCGGTGCTAGCAATCAAGCTTGTCCCGACTGCAAACAGACCATATTAGCACATAACTGA